AAAGATATTTTAAATATTTCTCTATCCATACATATTCCATTTCATAAAAAATATCTAATAAATCAATATTTTCTTCAAAAACTGTTTTTATAATATATGCATAAATTACTTCTTTTTCTTCATTGAGTATTTCTTTACGTTTATCTATAGACACATATTTATTCATTCTTATTTTATTTAAAAGACCATAATTACCTTCAATGTCACAAAGGATTTTATATATATAATCTTTTTCATCATCTTTAATATTATTTATAACTTCTTCTATATCTCTATAAAAACTATTTTTTTCAACTTTAGAATTTGAAACTTGCTTATAATAGTTTCTTATATATTCAAATTTATTCAATTTATATAAGGACATAAATAAGCTAAAGTACACATTTTTCTTTTTTTCTATATCTTCAATATTATCGTATTCTGAAATTACTAAATCATACTTTTCAAGCTTATAATATACTTTTATCAATGTAATAATAGCCTCATCTCTAAGCCCTACAGTATCAGTATCTGAAAACAGACTATTTGCTTGTGTACTTATTTCATAATTATCTAACAGATAAATATATCTCTTATATGAATCTATACTATTCTCATATTTACCTAAATCTACTTGTGCTTGTGCCATATAATAATATATATCAATATTATTCATATCTTTCTTAATATATTTTAAACATAATTTTTCACACTTCTTATGCTTCCCTAAATATAAATATGTTTTTACAAGGCTTGTTATCAAGTAACCAGGTGCAGATTCTAGTTCTGAGTATAATTCATAAGATTTTTCAAGATAATCTAAAGCTTCTTGATATTTTCCTAATATAATAAAATTTTTACCTAATTGATAATTTATGTATGGAGAACTTTCATTCTCTTTTAACTCTTCAAATAATAATTCTTCATTTCTTTTTACTTTATTTATCCTTATTTCTTCATCTTCAAACAAATATCCATAATGTTCGAAATCAGCAACATTATTAAATATAGGATTTTTGTACATTGGTTGTTCATGAACTTTACCACGATATTTAAAATCAACATTCTTGAAAAGTCTAAGTACTGAACAATATCCATATGATTTTTTATCATATGAGTAAAGATTTTTTAATTGTATAGAGGCAGAATTAAATTTTTTATCAAGTCCATCTTTAAAAAATCTTACAATAGTTGAAGAATCAATTAGTATTTCATCTGCATCTAATATAAGTAGCCATTCACCCTTGGCATAGGATATTGATATGTTTCTCATACTAGAAAAATCATTATTCCAATTATGAAAATATACATTCTCTGTGTATTTTCTAGATATTTTTATAGTGTCATCTTTAGAACCTGTATCGACTATTATAAGTTCACTGTCTATAGAATTTCTTAATGTGGTTAATGATTTTAAAGTTTTTTCAAGTATCTTCTCTTCATTTTTGACAATCATGACTATACTAAGTAACATATATATTTTCCTTTCAAATCTATATTTTCTAAAAAAGAAAAGAGTAAAGCAAAGCCCTACTCTTCTTCTCTATCCAATATACAAAATTATTTTATCCTAATAATTGTAAAACTCCTTGTGGCTGTTGATTAGCTTGAGCAAGCATTGATTGTGATGCTTGAACTAATATATTCATTTTAGATAAGTTAACCATTTCTGAAGCTACATCTGTATCTCTTATTCTTGATTCAGCAGCTGTAACATTTTCTAAAGTATTACTCAAGTTAGTTTGAGTTGATTCTAGTCTATTTTGTTGTGCTCCTAGTTTTGCTCTTGATGTATTTAATTCTTTAAGAGCTGCATCTAAGCTAGATACCATTTGTTTAGCTGCCTCAGTTCCTGAAGTTCCATCTACATTCATACTTGCTATTGTAGAACTTGTTATTCCAGCCTTACTCATTATACTTGCAGTGTTTACTAGAGCAACTTTTATTTCATTGTTATTATAAGATGTACCTGCAACATTTGTTCCATAGTTAGCTCCAACTTGTAATCTTACCTCTGTAGAACTTCCATCAAGTAGTTTCTTACCATTAAACTCTATTGAACTTGATATTCTTTCAACTTCATCTTTTAGTTGTGATAACTCATTAGCTATTTTTTCTCTTTCTTCAGCATTATTAGTTTCATTTGAAGATTGTACTGATAAAGTTCTCATTCTTTGTAGTATGTTTCCAGTCTCTTCTAATGCACCTTCTGCTGTTTGTACAACAGATATACCATCTTGAACGTTTCTTCCTGCTTGGTCTAAACCTTTTATTTGAGCTCTCATTTTCTCAGATATTGCAAGTCCAGCAGCATCATCAGCAGCTCTCTTTATTCTAACCCCAGAAGATAACTTCTCCATAGACTTACTTTGTGCATTTACGTTTCTTCCCATTTGATTATTTGCTATCAAAGCACTTACATTTGTATTAACTCTCATTATTTTACCCTCCTTAGTATAGTTGACATCCTTGTCATTTCTACTTTTAACTTTTATATTAATTCTTCAATTATATCATCGGACAAGTTTACATATAACTTTATACTTTTTTATTAAAAATATTTACTTTTTCTCTATTTAAGTTATAGTACATTGTGTTTACTTGTTTAGTAAGCTTGTACTCATGTAATTCTTTTTTTACCTCTGACAACTGTTCTTGTAAAGAGTTTCTTATTCTATCATCAATTTCAATTAATTCCTTATCATTATAAAGTTGTATAAAATCATTTTTATCCACTTCACTTACACTATTTATAATATCTTGTCTTTCATTTAGTCTATTACTTATATTTTTATACTCCTCTTTTTCAATCAAGGTTATAATTTGTAAAGATATATCTTTATATAAATTTATTTTTTCTTCTAATTTATCCATAGCTAATTACCTTGTGCTTGTGAGAAATAGTTCATTTGAGAAGAATATTGATTTAATAAAGACTCCAAAGCTGAATATTTAGCATAAAGGCTCTTCTCTTTATCATTCATTTTTTCAACTAGTCTGTTTATATTTTTTTCTTGCTCTGCAATCTGCTTTGAATATACATTCTCACTGGCAGAAGAAGTTTTTTCTATTCCTGATTTTTTAACAAACTTAGAAAATGAACTTCCTGAATAATCATATACAATATCTTTAAGCTTTTCAAACATTCCCTTATCATCATAATTAGAAGAATATCCAGCTAAAGATTTGTATACTTTATCACTATCATCTATAAGTGCTTTTGAAAAAGCATCTGCATTAAATGATATTTGACCTTTTTTATTATAATTCTCATGTTCATTGATACCTAATTTACTTAATACAGAAATATTTTTTCCATCTCCAAAAAATGCAGATTGAATATCTTCAACAAAAGCTCTTAATTCATCATCGTTTCTAAGTATACCTTCTTTAGCCTTCTTTTCCCATTTTTCTATTTCTTCAGTTGTCATATCTTCTTTTTGATCATCTGTAAGAGGTGGATAATCTTTTGGTTTTTTAGTAGTAACTAGTCCATAAACCTTATCCATCAACTTATTATAGTCATCTACGAATGCCTTCATGTTTTTAGTAGCTTCTTCAGTATCAGTAACAGAAACTAGTTTAGCATTTCCTTTTGAATTTACATTGTAATCAATATTATCTATTTTAAATGAGTTCTGTTCTTTACTTATATGTGTTACTCTTCCTTGTTCATCAGTTACATCAGCTTCTAAATTTTTTCCATGTACCACTGCAAATTTACTTCCACTAGTATCAGTTCCAAATGTAATACCATTATCAGTAGCAATTTGCTGAGCTAAGTTATCATTTCCAGTTACTTTTAAATCAAGTTCTGATGATGAACCAGTCTGTTTTTTCGAAATAATCAATTCACCTGTCATCTCGCTATAGGAAGCCTTTATATCACTATCTGCACAAAGTGAATTTATCTTACTTACAATAGTACTTGTAGTATCTTGTTCAGATATTGGTA
This sequence is a window from Clostridioides difficile. Protein-coding genes within it:
- the fliD gene encoding flagellar filament capping protein FliD — encoded protein: MSSISPIRVTGLSGNFDMEGIIEASMTRDKEKVDKAKQDQQIVKWKQEIYRNIIQESKDLYDKYLSIESPNSIVSKNAYSATRITSSDESIIVAKGSAGAEKINYQFAVSQMAEPAKVTIKLNSSDPIVQQFPPNASGASSLTIGGVNVPISEQDTTSTIVSKINSLCADSDIKASYSEMTGELIISKKQTGSSSELDLKVTGNDNLAQQIATDNGITFGTDTSGSKFAVVHGKNLEADVTDEQGRVTHISKEQNSFKIDNIDYNVNSKGNAKLVSVTDTEEATKNMKAFVDDYNKLMDKVYGLVTTKKPKDYPPLTDDQKEDMTTEEIEKWEKKAKEGILRNDDELRAFVEDIQSAFFGDGKNISVLSKLGINEHENYNKKGQISFNADAFSKALIDDSDKVYKSLAGYSSNYDDKGMFEKLKDIVYDYSGSSFSKFVKKSGIEKTSSASENVYSKQIAEQEKNINRLVEKMNDKEKSLYAKYSALESLLNQYSSQMNYFSQAQGN
- a CDS encoding flagellar protein FliT produces the protein MDKLEEKINLYKDISLQIITLIEKEEYKNISNRLNERQDIINSVSEVDKNDFIQLYNDKELIEIDDRIRNSLQEQLSEVKKELHEYKLTKQVNTMYYNLNREKVNIFNKKV
- a CDS encoding glycosyltransferase, with the translated sequence MLLSIVMIVKNEEKILEKTLKSLTTLRNSIDSELIIVDTGSKDDTIKISRKYTENVYFHNWNNDFSSMRNISISYAKGEWLLILDADEILIDSSTIVRFFKDGLDKKFNSASIQLKNLYSYDKKSYGYCSVLRLFKNVDFKYRGKVHEQPMYKNPIFNNVADFEHYGYLFEDEEIRINKVKRNEELLFEELKENESSPYINYQLGKNFIILGKYQEALDYLEKSYELYSELESAPGYLITSLVKTYLYLGKHKKCEKLCLKYIKKDMNNIDIYYYMAQAQVDLGKYENSIDSYKRYIYLLDNYEISTQANSLFSDTDTVGLRDEAIITLIKVYYKLEKYDLVISEYDNIEDIEKKKNVYFSLFMSLYKLNKFEYIRNYYKQVSNSKVEKNSFYRDIEEVINNIKDDEKDYIYKILCDIEGNYGLLNKIRMNKYVSIDKRKEILNEEKEVIYAYIIKTVFEENIDLLDIFYEMEYVWIEKYLKYLLAFERSFNLKLYKYIINRPNTSEIEKIRVYKVISKVVLEHISLSDEKYKDIFYLYIMYSYKYIKYIYSNLSDFELIKFVCNDLDKFTIEFKHILDIKNKLSNADEKLEYIHNMRKLLNEYPFYNKIIKILINELEETIKESQEFKELKSSFIISIENMIENGKINDAKLLVEDYSKTFIDDVNILNIKGILYMFENKFDEADFMLKKALSLDVENEDTIYNIEYLNSLR
- a CDS encoding flagellin is translated as MRVNTNVSALIANNQMGRNVNAQSKSMEKLSSGVRIKRAADDAAGLAISEKMRAQIKGLDQAGRNVQDGISVVQTAEGALEETGNILQRMRTLSVQSSNETNNAEEREKIANELSQLKDEVERISSSIEFNGKKLLDGSSTEVRLQVGANYGTNVAGTSYNNNEIKVALVNTASIMSKAGITSSTIASMNVDGTSGTEAAKQMVSSLDAALKELNTSRAKLGAQQNRLESTQTNLSNTLENVTAAESRIRDTDVASEMVNLSKMNILVQASQSMLAQANQQPQGVLQLLG